The following proteins are encoded in a genomic region of Cataglyphis hispanica isolate Lineage 1 chromosome 1, ULB_Chis1_1.0, whole genome shotgun sequence:
- the LOC126852529 gene encoding sodium- and chloride-dependent GABA transporter ine-like, with amino-acid sequence MNTESGNNDSGISGSVSDKPVLPRHGNVIHKFRGGKQVANYVRKMSAMLEEEDIASDDTESNVIRIGGHRKHSENDSAEWSSEERGHLLNSAVRRVIVAPTVGTDNVVRRTIASRDYDSPESVVRNNSHRWPRSRPLMIDQAESGSSSGRDNGIPQSPGGLSLRSIDQPYLVRHHHCLNARSPRISNPVMNESQQRCSCYHQSSPTWSSNLYAESNGSHQVPRSFPDTISIKSLTSIGLGSSDGRKLTIRRVPTSPSELLNVVHPPPFEDDLSTCASYDDGDADDSCDYRQPRRPHWANKVQFVLACIGYSVGLGNLWRFPYLCYKSGGGVFLVPYFLILVVCGVPLLYMELSIGQFTRRGPIGALGQMCPLLKGAGLSSVVISFLISTYHNVIIAYAIYYFFAAFRADQPWSRCDNSWNSPRCWSPSYGSIDNRTRPNSTRTPSEDFFDKKVLQISSGIEEPGILRWELAACLITAWIMVYFSIWKSIKSSARVRYLTATLPFLLIIVFLTRSLTLEGAAKGLRFFFHPRWELLGDAKVWINAAAQVFNSVGIAFGSMICFASYNRFHNTVLVDTIAVSLINAFSSLVVGIFSFATIGNIALEQNMSVEDVLTDGPGLVFVIYPQALGKMPASQFWAVLFFFMLVCLSLNSQFAVVEVVVTSIQDGFPKWVKRHLLCHEVLVLLICVVSFLFGLPNVTQGGIYFFQLIDHYAASISIMFLAFFEVIAISWLYGVRRLCNNVKEMTGHLPSMYFRFCWFFASPLLIMAVWVFSLIDYEPPTYHNGDYIYPWWAEAIGWGIASLSLICIPAFAVYVFVRADGVTFAERLKNSIKPHFEACKVCGQEYCMEPMHNLEEDILKEPQTDVNTSIQLNSHYLLKPQM; translated from the exons ATGAACACCGAGAGTGGCAACAACGACAGCGGCATCAGCGGCAGTGTCAGTGACAAACCCGTCCTGCCGAGGCACGGCAATGTCATCCACAAGTTCCGCGGCGGCAAGCAAGTCGCGAACTACGTGCGTAAAATGAGCGCGATGCTGGAAGAGGAGGACATCGCGTCCGACGACACGGAGTCGAACGTGATCAGGATCGGCGGTCATCGAAAACATTCCGAGAATGACTCCGCCGAGTGGTCCTCAGAGGAGAGAGGTCACTTATTGAATTCCGCCGTACGTAGGGTCATTGTCGCGCCTACGGTGGGAACGGACAACGTCGTGAGAAGGACGATCGCGAGTCGCGATTATGACAGTCCCGAGAGCGTGGTTCGGAACAACAGTCATCGATGGCCGCGATCTCGGCCGCTGATGATCGACCAGGCCGAGTCCGGATCGAGCTCGGGTCGCGACAACGGAATCCCTCAAAGTCCCGGTGGACTGAGCCTCAGGAGCATCGATCAGCCATATCTCGTGCGACATCATCATTGTCTTAACGCGCGTTCGCCGAGGATCTCCAATCCGGTCATGAATGAAAGCCAGCAGCGCTGTTCCTGCTATCACCAGTCGTCGCCCACCTGGTCCTCCAACTTATACGCCGAGTCGAACGGGAGTCATCAAGTTCCCCGCTCGTTTCCCGACACGATCTCGATCAAGTCCCTGACGTCGATCGGCCTGGGCTCTTCCGACGGCCGGAAGCTGACAATACGTAGAGTTCCCACTTCGCCGTCGGAGCTGCTTAACGTGGTACATCCGCCGCC TTTCGAGGACGATCTTTCCACGTGTGCCAGCTATGATGACGGGGATGCGGATGATTCTTGTGATTATCGGCAACCCAGGAGGCCCCATTGGGCGAATAAAGTGCAATTTGTGTTGGCCTGCATAGGCTACTCCGTCGGTCTCGGTAATCTCTGGAGATTTCCTTATCTATGCTACAAAAGTGGCGGCG GTGTGTTCCTCGTgccttattttttaatactcgtGGTATGCGGAGTACCATTACTATATATGGAGCTCAGCATCGGACAGTTCACTCGTCGTGGCCCAATCGGCGCTCTGGGTCAAATGTGTCCGTTATTGAAAG GAGCTGGTTTGTCGTCGGTCGTGATATCGTTTTTGATATCAACCTACCATAATGTGATAATAGCCTACgcaatttactatttttttgcgGCATTCCGAGCGGATCAGCCGTGGTCGCGCTGTGACAACTCGTGGAATTCACCGCGCTGTTGGTCGCCCAGTTACGGATCCATCGATAATCGAACTCGACCAAACTCGACAAGGACACCGTCCGAGGACTTCTTCGA CAAGAAAGTCCTGCAAATTAGTAGCGGTATCGAAGAACCAGGGATCTTGAGATGGGAACTTGCGGCGTGCTTGATAACCGCGTGGATCATggtatatttttccatttggAAATCTATCAAGTCATCAGCGCGCGTAAGGTATCTCACAGCAACGTTACCTTTCCTCTTGATTATCGTCTTTCTCACGCGTTCTCTTACCCTGGAGGGTGCCGCGAAAGGTCTGCGATTCTTTTTTCATCCACGCTGGGAATTGCTCGGCGATGCCAAG GTCTGGATAAATGCTGCAGCACAAGTCTTCAATTCCGTAGGCATCGCCTTCGGATCGATGATATGTTTCGCGAGTTACAACAGATTTCACAACACGGTCTTGGTAGATACTATCGCTGTTTCGCTGATAAACGCCTTCAGCAGTCTAGTAGTCGGGATATTCTCTTTCGCCACGATCGGCAATATAGCGCTGGAACAAAACATGTCCGTCGAAGATGTCCTGACTGACG GACCTGGTCTAGTCTTCGTCATCTATCCGCAAGCGCTAGGCAAGATGCCAGCTTCTCAATTCTGGGCTGTACTATTTTTCTTCATGCTGGTCTGCCTTTCGTTGAACAGTCAA TTTGCCGTTGTTGAAGTGGTCGTTACGTCGATCCAAGACGGTTTCCCAAAGTGGGTGAAGCGTCATCTTCTCTGTCACGAAGTGCTGGTTCTTCTCATATGCGTCGTCTCGTTTTTATTCGGATTGCCGAATGTCACACAG GGTGGTATTTATTTCTTCCAACTGATAGATCATTACGCCGCGTCGATATCCATTATGTTTTTGGCGTTCTTCGAGGTAATCGCTATCTCATGGCTTTACGGCGTACGGCGGCTGTGCAATAACGTGAAAGAAATGACCGGACACTTGCCCTCGATGTACTTTCGGTTCTGTTGGTTCTTCGCTTCACCTCTACTCATAATG GCTGTATGGGTGTTCAGTTTAATTGATTACGAGCCGCCGACCTATCACAACGGCGACTACATATATCCATGGTGGGCAGAGGCGATCGGATGGGGCATCGCGTCTCTCTCCTTAATTTGCATTCCCGCTTTTGCCGTTTACGTATTCGTCCGAGCGGATGGTGTCACGTTCGCCGAG AGACTCAAGAATTCCATTAAGCCGCATTTCGAAGCGTGCAAAGTTTGCGGTCAGGAATACTGCATGGAGCCTATGCACAATCTGGAGGAGGACATTCTCAAAGAACCTCAAACAGACGTGAATACttctatacaattaaattcacATTATCTACTGAAGCCTCAGATGTGA
- the LOC126853663 gene encoding 1-phosphatidylinositol 4,5-bisphosphate phosphodiesterase — MTKKFEFNWRIEVPELLTKGAEFDRWFEDKETTEYEPNCLFKVDEYGFFIYWKSDGKDGEVIELAQVSDIRYGGTPKEPKLCNKLSKHGTLEQLDEKSLTICSGVDYTNINYQHIVCADAQTAKDWQAALRLITHNTKASNICPTTQLMKHWMRLSFQVDPKGKVPVKVISKTFASGKTEKLVYQGLSELGLPNGKNDKIEPEAFTFDKFYSLYFKICPRNDIEELFQSITKGKVDTINLSQLVEFMNTKQRDPRLNEILYPLYTEKRCTEIINDYEMDEKMKAEKKLTKDGFIRYLMSDENAPVFLDKLDEWMEMDQPLSHYYINSSHNTYLSGRQIGGKSTVEMYRQVLLAGCRCVELDCWDGKGEDEEPIITHGKAMCTDILFKDVIYAIRDTAFVTSEYPVILSFENHCCLKQQYKLAKYCDEIFGDLLLKEPLKDYPLEPGCPLPPPCELKRKILIKNKRLKPDVEKVELELFRAGQFEDKDEDVEDPSAPAVAPPPEPPKENEASAGGEGTEEVQVTQYTSSTMRVHPWLSSMINYAQPVKFQSFETAESKNIHHNMSSFSETAALNYLKTHSVEFVNYNKRQMSRIYPKGTRADSSNYMPQVFWNAGCQMVALNFQTPDLPMQLNQGKFEYNGTTGYLLKPDFMRRPDRSFDPFSEDVDGIITAQCAVQIIAGQFLSDKKVGTYVEVDMYGLPADTIKKEFRTRMVPANGLNPVYNEEPFLFRKVVLPDLAVLRFGVYEESGKLLGQRILPLDGLQAGYRHISLKTEANFPMALPMLFCNIELKIYVPDGFEDFMAALSDPGGFSKAAEKQNETMKGLGIEQTDAKAETKKKKEEETKREELKLEPITLEFLKKEKGFKLGKKHQKELDAMRKKHMKERQTMQKNHCSAIEKLTKGKDKNSLAQDANVKKIISEQTAQWSAMMEKQRKEEWELLKNQMQGSRDELKRLIEIVQATQVKQMQAKHDKDAKEMNANQAKISVETAKEIMNDKTLKTKGDKDRRLREKKQQNTKKFMDERKTMEIKQGREKEKLKVTHEKQVADLDKDIDANIEMYKNEAIEYDLSPKMELYI, encoded by the exons ATGACAAAGAAGTTCGAGTTTAATTGGCGCATCGAAGTACCCGAGCTCTTGACGAAGGGCGCGGAATTCGATCGATGGTTCGAAGATAAAGAGACGACCGAATACGAGCCGAATTGCCTATTCAAAGTCGACGAGTATGGGTTCTTTATTTATTGGAAAAGCGACGGCAAG GACGGAGAAGTCATAGAATTGGCTCAAGTAAGCGACATTCGATACGGAGGCACGCCAAAG GAGCCAAAATTATGCAACAAACTAAGTAAACATGGAACATTAGAGCAGTTGGACGAAAAAAGTCTAACTATATGTTCTGGAGTAGATTATACAAACATCAACTATCAGCATATTGTATGTGCGGACGCACAAACAGCTaag GATTGGCAGGCTGCTTTGCGTTTAATTACGCATAACACAAAAGCATCTAACATTTGTCCGACGACACAGCTTATGAAGca TTGGATGCGATTAAGTTTTCAAGTCGATCCAAAAGGAAAGGTCCCTGTGAAAGTGATATCAAAGACTTTTGCATCTGGAAAGACCGAGAAACTTGTTTATCAAGGATTATCGGAGCTGGGTTTGCCCAATGGAAAA AACGATAAAATAGAGCCTGAGGCTTTCACGTTCGATAAGTTCTACAGTTTGTACTTTAAGATTTGTCCTAGAAATGATATTGAAGAACTTTTTCAATCaat TACAAAAGGAAAAGTCGACACCATAAATTTGTCGCAACTCGTGGAATTTATGAATACGAAACAGAGGGATCCACGACTCAACGAAATCTTGTATCCTTTGTACACTGAAAAGAGATGCACGGAAATCATCAATGATTACGAGATGGACGAAAAAATGAAAGCGGAAA AAAAATTGACGAAAGATGGCTTTATACGGTATTTAATGTCGGATGAGAATGCGCCGgtgtttttagataaattagatGAATGGATGGAAATGGATCAACCGCTCTcacattattacattaattcaaGTCACAACACTTACCTCAGCGGCCGCCAAATTGGTGGCAAAAGCACTGTTGAGATGTATCGACAAGTTCTGCTTGCTGGTTGCAG ATGCGTCGAGTTGGATTGTTGGGATGGTAAAGGTGAAGACGAGGAGCCCATCATAACTCATGGCAAAGCTATGTGCACCGACATCCTCTTCAAGGATGTGATCTACGCCATAAGAGACACTGCATTTGTCACTTCCGAGTATCCTGTGATTTTAAGCTTCGAGAATCATTGTTGTCTGAAACAGCAATATAAGCTGGCAAAATATTGCGATGAGATATTCGGCGATCTGTTGCTAAAGGAACCCCTAAAAGATTATCCT ctCGAGCCAGGATGTCCTCTCCCTCCACCATGCGAACTGAAAcgcaagatattaataaagaacaaGCGATTGAAACCGGATGTGGAAAAAGTCGAGCTCGAGCTCTTCCGTGCCGGACAATTCGAAGACAAAGATGAGGATGTAGAAGATCCCAGCGCACCCGCCGTTGCTCCACCTCCCGAGCCGCCAAAG GAAAACGAAGCTTCTGCCGGAGGCGAGGGAACTGAAGAGGTACAAGTAACTCAATACACGAGCAGCACTATGCGAGTTCACCCTTGGCTTTCCTCGATGATAAACTACGCGCAACCAGTAAAGTTTCAGAGTTTTGAAACGGCGGAGA GCAAGAATATACATCATAATATGTCTTCGTTCTCCGAGACTGCCGCTCTTAACTATCTGAAAACTCACTCCGTCGAGTTCGTTAATTACAACAAGCGGCAAATGAGTCGAATATATCCAAAGGGCACGAGGGCTGATTCCTCGAATTACATGCCTCAG GTCTTCTGGAACGCTGGCTGCCAGATGGTAGCTTTGAATTTCCAAACCCCGGATCTGCCGATGCAGCTCAATCAGGGGAAATTCGAGTACAACGGGACTACGGGCTACCTGCTGAAGCCCGACTTCATGCGAAGACCTGATCGAAGCTTCGATCCTTTTTCCGAGGACGTCGACGGTATCATCACCGCGCAGTGCGCCGTTCAGATCATAGCCGGTCAATTCTTGTCAGACAAGAAGGTGGGCACGTACGTGGAAGTTGATATGTACGGTCTACCGGCGGACACGATTAAGAAAGAATTCAGGACACGAATGGTGCCAGCGAACGGTCTGAATCCGGTCTACAACGAGGAGCCATTCTTATTTCGGAAGGTCGTGCTTCCCGACTTGGCGGTGCTCAGATTTG GCGTGTATGAGGAGAGTGGCAAGTTGCTTGGGCAACGAATCTTACCTTTGGACGGTCTTCAGGCCGGCTACAGACACATCTCTTTAAAGACCGAAGCAAACTTCCCGATGGCGTTGCCGATGCTCTTCTGTAACATAGAACTGAAGATTTATGTCCCTGATGGATTCGAAG ATTTTATGGCCGCCTTGTCGGATCCGGGTGGTTTTAGCAAGGCTGCTGAGAAGCAGAACGAAACAATGAAGGGACTCGGAATAGAACAAACGGATGCCAAGGCTGAAActaagaaaaagaaggaagaagagacaAAAAGGG agGAATTAAAACTGGAACCTATCAcgttagaatttttgaaaaaagagaaaggctTCAAATTAGGCAAGAAACATCAGAAAGAGTTGGATGCCATGAGAAAGAAGCATATGAAGGAAAGACAAACCATGCAGAAGAATCATTGCAGTGCCATCGAAAAGCTAACTAAAGGAAAGGA CAAAAATTCTTTGGCGCAAGACGCTAAtgtgaagaaaattataagtgAACAAACGGCTCAATGGTCTGCTATGATGGAGAAGCAAAGGAAGGAGGAATGGGAATTATTGAAGAATCAAATGCAGGGCTCTCGTGATGAATTAAAGAGACTGATTGAGATCGTGCAAGCCACGCAAGTTAAACAGATGCAGGCGAAACACGACAA AGACGCTAAGGAAATGAATGCCAATCAAGCGAAAATATCTGTGGAAACGGCGAAAGAAATAATGAACGACAAGACTTTGAAAACGAAGGGTGACAAGGACAGGCGGCTTCGTGAAAAGAAGCAACAGAACACGAAAAAATTTATGGATGAGAGAAAGACTATGGAGATCAAGCAGGGTCGTGAGAAGGAGAAGCTGAAGGTTACGCACGAAAAACAAGTGGCAGATTTAGACAAGGATATCGACGCG